The Kogia breviceps isolate mKogBre1 chromosome 4, mKogBre1 haplotype 1, whole genome shotgun sequence genome window below encodes:
- the RFESD gene encoding Rieske domain-containing protein: MDPDGSEQDPEMKKYSSVCVGREEDIKKSERMTAVVHDREVVIFYHRGEYHAMDIRCYHSGGPLHLGEIEEFDGRPCIVCPWHKYKITLATGEGLYQSINPKDPSAKPKWCSKGIKQRIHPVTVDNGNIYVTLSNEPFKCDSDFYATGIFKVIQSSS, encoded by the exons ATGGATCCTGATGGCTCTGAGCAAGATCctgaaatgaagaaatattcTTCTGTCTGTGTTGGCAGagaagaagatattaaaaaatctgaaagaatgacAGCTGTTGTCCATGATAGAGAAGTGGTCATTTTCTACCACAGAGGAGAATATCATGCTATGGATATTCGCTGTTAcc ACTCAGGAGGACCTTTACATTTAGGAGAAATAGAG GAATTTGATGGACGACCATGTATAGTTTGCCCCTGGCATAAGTACAAAATTACTTTGGCCACAGGAGAAGGACTGTATCAGTCTATAAACCCTAAAGATCCATCAGCAAAACCCAAGTGGTGCTCCAAAGGAATAAAGCAAAGGATTCACCCAGTGACAGTGGACAATGGGAATATTTATGTGACTCTTTCTAATGAGCCTTTTAAGTGTGACTCTGATTTTTATGCCACCGGAATCTTCAAAGTAATTCAGAGTTCTTCCTGA